The segment GTGGTCGGAGACCACCTGGGCCTGGGCCAGATGGAACCAGCCGTTCGCACCCTTCGCGCTGCCGGCCATCGCTGCGATTTCAATCGTTCCCGCGCACATGAGGCACCTCCGTTATGGTTTCATCATCCACGTTCAACGTGAGGGGCGCACGCAGTGCGCCCCTACGAAATCCGGCCCATTGACGCCTCAGTCACACCTCTGCATCCTGTTTCCCAACGCCCAACACCCAACACCCAACACCTCGAAGACCCCGCATGAGCGCAGCGAATCGGGGCAACACCGGCTGTTGGTCTGGCCGACTGCCGACTGCTAACTGCCGACTGCTAACTGCCCCCTCACCCCAGCCACCGCTCCCACCAGCCGAATACTTTCTGCCAGCCGTCCACGGCGGCGGCCTGACGGTAGCTTGGCCGGTAGTCTGCGAAGAAGGCGTGGCCGGCGTTTTCGTAGACGTGGAACTCGTACGTTTTGCCGTGCTTTTTGAGCTCCTGCTCCATGCGTTTCACGTTGTCCAGGGAGGGGCTCTTGTCCTCTGCTCCGAAGAGGCCCATGAGGGGGCAGGCAAGATTCGCAGTCATCTCGATTGGCGCGACGGGCTGGCGGGGGTTCACGTCTGTGGGGTTGTTGGCCACGACCCTGCCGCCGTAGCAATCGATGGCCGCGTTAAGGTCCGGGATGTTGCAGGCGACGAGGTAAGTCTGGCGTCCGCCTGAGCAGAAGCCCATAACGCCCACCTTGCCGTTTGAGCCGGGCAGCGAGCGGAGGTGCTTCGCCGCGCCGGCGACGTCGCCGATGACCCGCGCGTCCGGGGGGCCGCCGGCGGCGCGGACAGCGGCAGCCACGTCGTCCGGCTCCCCCGGCCCCTCGCGGTGGAAGAGGTCCGGCGCAAGGGCCAGGTAGCCGTGGGCCGCCATCTTTCGGGCAACCTCTTTGATGTGCGGCACGAGGCCGAAGATCTCGTGGAGGACTATCACCGCGCCGGCCGGACCCCCGCCGGCGGGCGCGGCCAGGTAGCCGGATATCGTGTCCCCGTTGTGGCCTTTGAATTCCACCTGGCCCGCATGCATCGCCTCGGTACGTGGCATAAGCAATCACCTCACGAAGTCGCGATATTTCGGTAGGGGCGGGTCTCAGACCCGCCTGCTC is part of the SAR202 cluster bacterium genome and harbors:
- a CDS encoding dienelactone hydrolase family protein; this translates as MPRTEAMHAGQVEFKGHNGDTISGYLAAPAGGGPAGAVIVLHEIFGLVPHIKEVARKMAAHGYLALAPDLFHREGPGEPDDVAAAVRAAGGPPDARVIGDVAGAAKHLRSLPGSNGKVGVMGFCSGGRQTYLVACNIPDLNAAIDCYGGRVVANNPTDVNPRQPVAPIEMTANLACPLMGLFGAEDKSPSLDNVKRMEQELKKHGKTYEFHVYENAGHAFFADYRPSYRQAAAVDGWQKVFGWWERWLG